The proteins below are encoded in one region of Ricinus communis isolate WT05 ecotype wild-type chromosome 6, ASM1957865v1, whole genome shotgun sequence:
- the LOC112535314 gene encoding UPF0481 protein At3g47200 isoform X2: MTRDAFAEMLIIDGCFIIELFRRFVCIVQKDDDPLFKMPWVRKVLVTDLLLLENQLPWFVLNRLFELSDTYDSEGRSLNQLAENFFHHSALRPGWIRVNSGLQNKHLLDLQRNIILLKSNESVDGGILPIPCVTELLLAGIDFAVGETDDLMKITFKNGVLTIPPVKVLDNAESLLRNLIAYEQCDKNLENRITAYAAFLDNLINSKEDLEYLHQKKIITYYLSSEDVSAFFDGLYNEVHVERSLYTEVSKDINAYCRSHWPRWRIRLTRDYFNNPWSIISLIGAIMILVLTFLQTLYAILYH, from the coding sequence ATGACTAGAGATGCATTTGCAGAGATGTTGATTATTGATGGTTGCTTTATTATAGAGTTATTTCGCAGGTTTGTGTGTATAGTACAAAAAGATGATGACCCTTTGTTCAAAATGCCTTGGGTGCGAAAAGTTTTGGTGACCGACTTGCTCTTGCTTGAGAATCAGCTCCCTTGGTTCGTCTTAAACCGCTTATTCGAGCTGTCCGATACTTATGATAGCGAAGGACGCTCACTTAATCAGCTTGCTGAGAATTTCTTCCATCACAGTGCTCTCAGACCAGGATGGATTAGAGTGAACTCAGGACTTCAAAACAAGCATTTACTTGACTTGCAACGAAACATCATACTTTTGAAGAGCAACGAGTCTGTGGATGGAGGTATTCTACCAATTCCTTGTGTGACAGAGCTTTTGCTAGCTGGAATTGATTTTGCAGTTGGAGAAACGGATGacttaatgaagataacattCAAGAATGGAGTATTGACGATCCCACCAGTAAAAGTTTTGGATAATGCTGAATCCTTATTGCGAAATCTTATTGCATATGAGCAATGTGACAAGAATCTGGAAAATAGAATTACAGCTTATGCTGCATTTTTAGATAATCTCATCAATTCAAAAGAGGATCTTGAGTATCTCCATCAGAAAAAGATCATAACATATTACTTGAGCTCAGAGGATGTGTCTGCTTTCTTCGATGGGCTCTACAATGAAGTTCATGTTGAACGTTCCCTTTATACAGAAGTTTCAAAGGACATTAATGCCTACTGCCGATCTCATTGGCCTCGATGGCGAATAAGATTGACACGAGATTACTTCAACAATCCTTGGTCAATCATCTCCCTTATTGGTGCAATTATGATTTTGGTTCTCACATTCTTACAGACACTGTATGCCATACTTTATCACTAG
- the LOC112535314 gene encoding UPF0481 protein At3g47200 isoform X1 — MEQQTNIKIDQLSFSLRSKLLHNPPMSESCCIFRVPSTLRKHNEQLFKPNFISIGPYHRDLHKFQFSEKVKRWYLHCLITRLPSPDTTLQNFVRSIEDDVERCLNCYEDEVKMTRDAFAEMLIIDGCFIIELFRRFVCIVQKDDDPLFKMPWVRKVLVTDLLLLENQLPWFVLNRLFELSDTYDSEGRSLNQLAENFFHHSALRPGWIRVNSGLQNKHLLDLQRNIILLKSNESVDGGILPIPCVTELLLAGIDFAVGETDDLMKITFKNGVLTIPPVKVLDNAESLLRNLIAYEQCDKNLENRITAYAAFLDNLINSKEDLEYLHQKKIITYYLSSEDVSAFFDGLYNEVHVERSLYTEVSKDINAYCRSHWPRWRIRLTRDYFNNPWSIISLIGAIMILVLTFLQTLYAILYH; from the coding sequence ATGGAGCAGCagacaaatattaaaattgatcaGTTGTCATTTAGTCTCCGAAGTAAATTGCTCCACAACCCTCCAATGTCAGAGTCCTGCTGCATATTTAGAGTTCCCAGTACACTTCGTAAACACAATGAGCAACTTTTCAAGCCaaatttcatttcaattgGCCCATATCATAGAGATTTACATAAGTTCCAGTTTTCAGAAAAGGTTAAACGTTGGTACTTACATTGTCTTATTACTCGACTTCCATCTCCTGATACAACTCTGCAAAATTTCGTCAGATCAATCGAAGATGATGTGGAACGTTGCTTGAATTGTTATGAAGATGAAGTGAAAATGACTAGAGATGCATTTGCAGAGATGTTGATTATTGATGGTTGCTTTATTATAGAGTTATTTCGCAGGTTTGTGTGTATAGTACAAAAAGATGATGACCCTTTGTTCAAAATGCCTTGGGTGCGAAAAGTTTTGGTGACCGACTTGCTCTTGCTTGAGAATCAGCTCCCTTGGTTCGTCTTAAACCGCTTATTCGAGCTGTCCGATACTTATGATAGCGAAGGACGCTCACTTAATCAGCTTGCTGAGAATTTCTTCCATCACAGTGCTCTCAGACCAGGATGGATTAGAGTGAACTCAGGACTTCAAAACAAGCATTTACTTGACTTGCAACGAAACATCATACTTTTGAAGAGCAACGAGTCTGTGGATGGAGGTATTCTACCAATTCCTTGTGTGACAGAGCTTTTGCTAGCTGGAATTGATTTTGCAGTTGGAGAAACGGATGacttaatgaagataacattCAAGAATGGAGTATTGACGATCCCACCAGTAAAAGTTTTGGATAATGCTGAATCCTTATTGCGAAATCTTATTGCATATGAGCAATGTGACAAGAATCTGGAAAATAGAATTACAGCTTATGCTGCATTTTTAGATAATCTCATCAATTCAAAAGAGGATCTTGAGTATCTCCATCAGAAAAAGATCATAACATATTACTTGAGCTCAGAGGATGTGTCTGCTTTCTTCGATGGGCTCTACAATGAAGTTCATGTTGAACGTTCCCTTTATACAGAAGTTTCAAAGGACATTAATGCCTACTGCCGATCTCATTGGCCTCGATGGCGAATAAGATTGACACGAGATTACTTCAACAATCCTTGGTCAATCATCTCCCTTATTGGTGCAATTATGATTTTGGTTCTCACATTCTTACAGACACTGTATGCCATACTTTATCACTAG